One segment of Ficedula albicollis isolate OC2 chromosome 2, FicAlb1.5, whole genome shotgun sequence DNA contains the following:
- the LOC101821589 gene encoding histamine H3 receptor-like, whose amino-acid sequence MAIHAVKTQLPSQAGLTWIPTMHNITAEIPHAAATCNETLPTPSPSSEFSLGVLVLLALLMVLLCLVTILGNILVILAFVMDKNLRHRSNYFFLNLAVSDFAVGVFCMPLYIPYALTGTWHLGRSLCKLWLVMDYLVCTASVFNIVLISYDRFLSVTKAVSYRARQGIMSSPVIKMVVIWVLAFLLYCPAILFWEHVAGHSVVPVDQCHAEFFHNWYFLLCASTLEFFVPLLLVTYFNMHIFHNIQRRQRRGSVQDCESARSSSLSWRFCGLPRPGASSPSSEAEDSVSSLTRSWRPAVVANGPSRRESSSTALKRNFSASFCSKTGSKLQRDKKIAKSLAIIVCVFAICWAPYSLLMIIRGACQGTCVHNFLYEATFWLLWINSSLNPFLYPLCHMRFRMAFLKILCPKKFATLRSGNTPSL is encoded by the exons ATGGCCATACATGCTGTGAAG ACACAACTTCCTTCCCAGGCTGGCCTGACCTGGATACCCACCATGCACAACATCACTGCCGAAATTCCGCACGCGGCTGCGACGTGTAACGAGACTTTGCCCACCCCGTCACCAAGCTCCGAGTTCTCACTGGGTgtgttggtgctgctggctctcctcatggtgctgctgtgtctggTGACCATCCTTGGAAACATCCTGGTGATCCTTGCTTTTGTCATGGACAAAAACCTCAGGCATCGGAGTAACTATTTCTTTCTGAACCTTGCTGTTTCTGACTTTGCAGTGG GTGTGTTCTGTATGCCATTGTACATTCCTTATGCCCTGACAGGGACATGGCACTTGGGAAGAAGCCTGTGCAAGCTCTGGCTGGTCATGGACTATCTTGTGTGCACAGCTTCAGTGTTTAACATCGTCCTTATCAGCTACGACCGTTTCCTGTCAGTTACAAAAGCT GTATCTTACAGAGCCCGGCAAGGAATAATGTCCAGCCCTGTCATCAAGATGGTGGTCATCTGGGTGTTAGCCTTCCTCCTGTACTGCCCAGCCATCCTGTTTTGGGAGCACGTGGCTGGACACAGCGTGGTCCCCGTGGATCAGTGCCACGCCGAGTTCTTCCACAACTGGTACTTCCTGCTGTGTGCATCCACCCTGGAGTTCTTTGTGCCGCTGCTCCTGGTGACCTACTTCAACATGCACATCTTCCACAACATCCAGAGGCGCCAGCGGCGGGGCAGCGTGCAGGACTGTGAgtctgccaggagcagcagcctgtcctggagGTTTTGTGGCTTGCCCAGGCCAGGGGCATCATCTCCTTCCTCAGAAGCAGAGGACAGTGTTTCTTCACTAACGAGGTCATGGAGACCAGCAGTGGTGGCTAATGGTCCATCTCGAAGAGAATCCAGTTCTACAGCTCTCAAAAGGaacttttctgcttccttctgttCAAAGACTGGATCAAAACTGCAGCGGGACAAGAAAATAGCAAAGTCTCTTGCCATAATTGTCTGTGTGTTTGCCATTTGCTGGGCTCCATACTCTTTATTAATGATTATCCGTGGGGCCTGCCAGGGAACCTGTGTCCATAACTTCCTGTATGAAGCAACCTTTTGGCTTTTGTGGATCAATTCTTCTTTGAACCCATTTCTTTATCCTCTCTGTCATATGAGGTTTCGAATGGCTTTTCTGAAGATATTATGTCCCAAAAAGTTTGCAACATTGAGATCTGGTAACACACCTTCTTTATAG
- the LOC101821391 gene encoding histamine H3 receptor-like, which yields MHNITAEIPHAAATCNETWLIPSPSSEFSLGVLVLLALLMVLLCLVTILGNILVILAFVMDKNLRHRSNYFFLNLAVSDFAVGVFCMPLYIPYSLTGKWHLGRGICKLWLAMDYLLCTASVFNIVLISYDRFLSVTKAVSYRAQQGITSNPAIEMVAIWVLAFLLYCPAILFWEHVAGHSVVPVDQCHAEFFHNWYFLLCASTLEFFVPLLLVTYFNMHIFHNIQRRQRRGSVQDCESARSSSLSWRFCGLPRPGASSPSSEAEDSVSSSVRPKKESLETDCSSPSRGNSVTPENDFSASFCLKTGSKLQRDKKIAKSLAIIVCVFAICWAPYSLLMIIRGACQGTCVHNFLYEATFWLLWLNSSLNPFLYPLCHVKFRMAFLKILCRKKFATLRSGSF from the exons ATGCACAACATCACTGCCGAAATTCCGCACGCGGCTGCGACGTGTAACGAGACTTGGCTCATCCCGTCACCAAGCTCCGAGTTCTCACTGGGTgtgttggtgctgctggctctcctcatggtgctgctgtgtctggTGACCATCCTTGGAAACATCCTGGTGATCCTTGCTTTTGTCATGGACAAAAACCTCAGGCATCGGAGTAACTATTTCTTTCTGAACCTTGCTGTTTCTGACTTTGCAGTGG GTGTGTTCTGCATGCCCCTCTACATCCCTTACAGCCTGACAGGGAAATGGCACTTGGGAAGAGGCATCTGCAAGCTCTGGCTGGCCATGGACTATCTCCTCTGCACAGCTTCAGTGTTTAATATTGTTCTTATCAGCTACGACCGTTTTCTCTCAGTTACTAAAGCT gTATCttacagagcccagcagggaatAACATCCAACCCTGCCATTGAGATGGTGGCCATCTGGGTGTTAGCCTTCCTCCTGTACTGCCCAGCCATCCTGTTTTGGGAGCACGTGGCTGGACACAGCGTGGTCCCCGTGGATCAGTGCCACGCCGAGTTCTTCCACAACTGGTACTTCCTGCTGTGTGCATCCACCCTGGAGTTCTTTGTGCCGCTGCTCCTGGTGACCTACTTCAACATGCACATCTTCCACAACATCCAGAGGCGCCAGCGGCGGGGCAGCGTGCAGGACTGTGAgtctgccaggagcagcagcctgtcctggagGTTTTGTGGCTTGCCCAGGCCAGGGGCATCATCTCCTTCCTCAGAAGCAGAGGACAGTGTTTCTTCTTCTGTGAGACCAAAGAAAGAGTCTTTGGAAACTGACTGCTCATCTCCATCCAGAGGCAATTCTGTAACCCCAGAAAATGacttttctgcttccttctgtttGAAGACTGGATCAAAACTGCAGCGGGACAAGAAAATAGCAAAGTCTCTTGCCATAATTGTCTGTGTGTTTGCCATTTGCTGGGCTCCATACTCTTTATTAATGATTATCCGTGGGGCCTGCCAGGGAACCTGTGTCCATAACTTCCTGTATGAAGCAACCTTTTGGCTTTTGTGGCTCAATTCTTCTTTGAACCCATTTCTTTACCCCCTGTGTCATGTTAAATTTCGAATggcttttctgaaaatactaTGTCGCAAAAAGTTTGCAACATTGAGATCAGGTtctttttag